In Priestia megaterium NBRC 15308 = ATCC 14581, the following proteins share a genomic window:
- a CDS encoding DNA topoisomerase III: MKLIIAEKPDQGSTLASQFKPKRHDGYLEIPPNEVFTDGAYVTWAVGHLCQLVSPEDYKPEWKKWSIDTLPMIPDRFQYEVTRSKAKQFQVVKKLLKKPTVTEIIHAGDAGREGELIVRNIIQLSGVHKPMKRLWISSLTPKAIYDGFQQLKDESDTRNLYYEAYTRACADWVVGMNASRVYSILLKKHGMSDVFSAGRVQTPTLALIVKREKEIDNFKSEPFWEVLAKFDIEGKKYEGKWHQDGESRLKEKEMAYKIAQFCEGKDAEVHELVTERKEFQPPLLFNLSSLQATANKAFKFSPKKTLDVLQGLYQKGIVSYPRSDSNYVTEGEAETFPEILEKLSAFSEYEHLFPLPYASILGNKRYVNAKKVSDHYAIIPTEQVKDPSKLSGDEQKIYDLVVRRLIAAHYEKAIFDYTTITTLVEKRAAFISKGKQQIQEGWRKVIFQNEKDDDVILPNVQEGEEGKVVKVDVKEGKTQPPKRYTEGQLITLMKTAGKHLDNDELEKILAKSEGLGTEATRAGIITMLKDRKYIDVKKNQVFATDKGKVLIDAIGDKILASPEMTAKWEQRLAEIGEGAASAAAFMEQTKKLSAKIIEDAVEAESKWNFSGYDTESIQRKGKGKGKSFSSKSFGSCKVCDGKVVDKGSFYGCSNYAKTKCTFTVSKKILGKTVTQANLKKLLSEGQTDLIEGFKKGDKTFNAKLEWKENKVQFLFEK; the protein is encoded by the coding sequence TGGTCAATTGACACGCTGCCGATGATTCCAGACCGCTTTCAATATGAAGTGACGCGCTCAAAAGCAAAGCAGTTTCAAGTGGTAAAAAAACTGCTTAAAAAGCCGACGGTCACAGAAATTATACATGCGGGAGATGCGGGGCGCGAAGGAGAATTAATCGTTCGTAATATCATTCAGCTGTCAGGTGTGCATAAGCCGATGAAACGATTGTGGATTTCTTCTTTAACGCCAAAAGCCATTTATGATGGGTTTCAGCAGTTAAAAGACGAAAGTGATACGCGTAACCTTTATTATGAAGCCTATACAAGAGCATGTGCAGATTGGGTCGTTGGGATGAATGCTTCACGGGTGTATAGCATTTTGTTAAAAAAGCATGGTATGTCAGATGTTTTTTCGGCAGGGCGCGTGCAGACGCCAACTCTTGCTTTGATCGTGAAGCGTGAAAAAGAAATTGATAACTTTAAATCAGAGCCTTTTTGGGAAGTGCTTGCTAAGTTTGATATTGAAGGAAAGAAGTATGAAGGCAAATGGCATCAAGACGGAGAATCGCGTCTTAAAGAAAAAGAAATGGCCTATAAAATTGCTCAGTTTTGCGAAGGAAAAGACGCGGAAGTTCATGAACTCGTAACGGAGCGAAAAGAGTTCCAGCCGCCTTTATTATTTAACCTATCATCACTTCAAGCAACCGCCAATAAAGCGTTTAAGTTTTCTCCTAAAAAGACGCTTGATGTGCTGCAAGGGCTGTACCAGAAAGGAATTGTTTCTTATCCACGATCAGACTCAAACTATGTAACAGAAGGAGAAGCGGAAACGTTTCCTGAGATTTTAGAAAAACTGAGTGCTTTTTCTGAATACGAACATTTATTTCCGCTTCCGTACGCTTCAATTCTAGGAAATAAACGCTATGTAAATGCAAAAAAAGTGAGCGATCACTATGCGATTATTCCAACGGAACAAGTGAAGGACCCCAGCAAACTGTCAGGAGACGAACAGAAAATTTACGACCTAGTCGTAAGACGTCTAATTGCGGCACACTATGAAAAAGCGATTTTCGACTATACAACGATTACGACACTCGTGGAAAAGCGAGCAGCTTTTATTTCAAAAGGAAAGCAGCAAATTCAAGAAGGCTGGCGCAAAGTAATTTTTCAAAACGAGAAAGACGACGACGTTATTCTTCCGAATGTCCAAGAAGGGGAAGAAGGAAAAGTTGTTAAAGTAGACGTGAAAGAAGGTAAAACACAGCCCCCAAAACGCTACACGGAAGGTCAGTTGATTACGCTGATGAAGACAGCAGGCAAGCATTTGGATAATGATGAGCTGGAGAAAATTTTAGCAAAGTCAGAAGGGTTAGGGACTGAAGCTACGCGTGCGGGAATCATTACAATGCTTAAAGACCGTAAATATATTGATGTGAAAAAAAACCAAGTGTTTGCGACTGATAAAGGAAAGGTATTGATTGACGCGATTGGCGATAAAATTTTAGCTTCACCAGAAATGACGGCTAAGTGGGAGCAGCGTTTAGCTGAAATTGGAGAAGGAGCAGCATCGGCCGCTGCTTTTATGGAACAAACAAAAAAGCTGTCAGCTAAAATTATCGAAGACGCTGTCGAAGCAGAAAGTAAGTGGAACTTCAGCGGATACGACACTGAATCCATTCAGCGAAAAGGAAAAGGCAAAGGTAAAAGCTTCTCTTCTAAATCGTTTGGTTCGTGTAAGGTTTGCGACGGAAAAGTAGTCGATAAAGGTTCATTTTACGGATGCTCAAACTATGCAAAAACCAAATGCACGTTTACCGTATCGAAAAAGATTTTAGGTAAAACAGTCACCCAAGCTAATTTAAAAAAACTGTTAAGCGAAGGACAGACAGATTTGATTGAAGGCTTTAAAAAAGGCGATAAAACCTTTAATGCCAAGTTAGAATGGAAAGAAAATAAAGTACAGTTTTTATTTGAAAAATAG
- a CDS encoding DUF421 domain-containing protein produces the protein MHALNHWMEVVLRSVLILLGLFFITKLLGKKQLSKLSFFEYIVGITIGDIAGTISMDVDLQASHGVVAILVWASFLIFVSNVSLKSISFRKAVEGTTTILIKEGKILEGNVKKEKYTVDELMEQLRKKDIFYVEDVAFAMLETNGELSVLLKKEKQNVTREDLLIKGEATRLPQTIIMDGNIMKEAVHELGYSVAWVKEQLKKKGAAVDKVFLGQADSAGHLYLDYYED, from the coding sequence GTGCATGCGTTGAATCATTGGATGGAAGTGGTACTTCGTTCAGTGCTGATTTTACTTGGCTTGTTTTTTATCACAAAGCTGTTGGGGAAAAAACAGTTATCCAAACTTTCTTTTTTTGAATATATCGTTGGCATTACAATTGGAGATATTGCAGGAACAATTTCAATGGATGTAGATTTACAGGCAAGTCACGGGGTAGTCGCAATTTTAGTGTGGGCATCGTTTCTTATTTTTGTATCAAACGTATCGTTAAAAAGTATAAGCTTTCGAAAAGCGGTGGAAGGGACAACAACGATCCTCATTAAAGAAGGAAAAATTCTTGAGGGAAATGTAAAAAAAGAAAAATATACAGTAGATGAGCTCATGGAGCAGCTTCGGAAAAAAGACATCTTTTACGTAGAAGACGTAGCTTTTGCTATGCTCGAAACCAACGGGGAATTAAGCGTGCTGTTAAAAAAAGAAAAGCAAAACGTTACGAGAGAAGATTTATTAATAAAAGGAGAGGCGACACGATTACCTCAAACGATTATCATGGACGGAAATATAATGAAAGAAGCCGTTCATGAGCTGGGATATAGCGTAGCGTGGGTTAAAGAGCAGCTCAAAAAGAAAGGTGCTGCAGTCGATAAGGTATTTTTAGGTCAAGCAGACTCAGCAGGTCATCTGTATCTTGATTATTATGAAGATTAA
- a CDS encoding PaaI family thioesterase yields MKRTGKGMIPFWDYIGIEETLLEKGYAELKITIQPQLLQGRGTVHGGVIATLIDAAVGSAVRSSLSEAESASTVELKVNYTRPGIGEYLVAKSTLSHRGKTLAVGEVKIEDSSGKLVALGSATYMIFSAKKA; encoded by the coding sequence ATGAAACGAACGGGTAAAGGGATGATTCCGTTTTGGGATTATATTGGCATTGAAGAAACGCTGCTTGAAAAAGGATATGCGGAGTTAAAAATCACGATTCAGCCGCAGCTTCTGCAAGGAAGGGGAACGGTTCATGGAGGCGTTATTGCCACGCTTATCGATGCGGCGGTTGGTTCAGCTGTGCGGTCTTCTCTTTCTGAGGCTGAAAGTGCCAGTACAGTTGAATTAAAAGTAAATTACACAAGGCCGGGTATAGGTGAATATTTAGTTGCTAAATCCACACTGTCTCATCGCGGCAAAACGCTTGCTGTTGGAGAAGTGAAAATTGAAGACAGCAGCGGTAAGCTTGTTGCGCTTGGCAGTGCAACATATATGATTTTTTCAGCAAAAAAAGCTTAG
- a CDS encoding NUDIX hydrolase, with the protein MMNDEVLTVFNDQQERIGTASRKEVHENGYWHEAFHCWFVSRENDIDYIYFQIRSEQKQDYPGALDITAAGHLLHTETAVDGVREIHEELGVNISFDELLPLDVFKYEVSEPHYIDKEFAHVFLYYSSYPLNAFTLQQEEVSGLIKAPFSHFCELWLGNQTELIIEGITNKKEPIHRTAHKSEFAPHPKAYYKTIIAFISQQLHSAKKA; encoded by the coding sequence ATAATGAACGATGAAGTGTTAACCGTATTTAACGACCAACAAGAGCGCATAGGAACAGCGTCTCGCAAAGAAGTTCACGAAAACGGCTATTGGCACGAAGCGTTTCACTGCTGGTTTGTCAGCCGTGAAAATGATATAGACTATATTTATTTTCAAATTCGCAGCGAACAAAAACAAGATTATCCCGGTGCGCTTGATATCACAGCTGCCGGACATTTGCTTCATACAGAAACCGCTGTGGACGGTGTAAGAGAAATTCACGAAGAGCTTGGCGTAAATATTTCGTTTGATGAATTGCTTCCTTTAGATGTATTTAAATATGAAGTATCTGAGCCGCATTATATTGACAAAGAGTTTGCACACGTATTTTTATACTACAGCTCTTACCCTCTTAATGCGTTTACGTTGCAGCAAGAAGAAGTATCAGGGCTTATAAAAGCGCCGTTTTCTCACTTTTGCGAACTGTGGCTTGGAAATCAAACAGAACTGATCATTGAAGGGATAACAAATAAAAAAGAGCCGATTCACCGTACAGCCCATAAAAGTGAATTTGCTCCTCATCCCAAAGCTTACTATAAAACGATCATTGCATTCATTAGCCAGCAGCTGCATTCAGCAAAAAAAGCTTAG